The following is a genomic window from Hyphomicrobiales bacterium.
GGCCGTCGAGCGCCTCGAAATCGATGGGACGCTCAAGCCGGGCCATGAGCCCGAACAGCTTGTCGACATGGGCCAGCTTGCCATGCGGAATGGCAATGCCGTCGCCGATACCGGTCGATCCCAGACGCTCGCGTTGCAGCAGCGCCTCGAAGATCTCGCGATCGTCGAGGTTGAGAAGTCGGGCAGCTTGGCTCGCGACTTCCTGGAGTGCCTGCTTTTTGCCGTTGACCTTGAGAGAGGGCAAAACAGCGTTTGGAGATATGATGTCGATAAGAGCCATCGTCTTGAGTACGTGCGGCAAAAGCCGCCCCCGCGAGATCGTTATGAAACGGCCTTCAAGGCCGATACGACGTCAGGCTTGCCCCTCGAAACATGGCTCGGGCGGATATCCCCGAGGCTCCTGATCACGAGGATATACGATGTTGCGAGGTCCGCCGCTAGGGGTACGAGCGCGTGCGATCGCGGGATTGAGGCCGGCGCGGCCTGCATAATTGGCAAGAACGTTGGAAATGCAGCAAAAGAACGCCGAATGCTGATCGTGGAAAAGCCGCAAAACCATCTGTTCCTCCCTGCCTGGCCGGGGCGATCGCGTCGTGGGCCTTGGTCATCCATTCCCATCAGTCTCTAGTGCCAAGTCGTAGAAAGCTCTCCAGGATCTGTCAACGCGCCTAAGGCATTGTGTGGCTCACGGTTTCACGGTCACGCCCGCTGATGCATCCGGCGTCGCTCGACCGAAGACGGAATACGCAACGATTCGCGGTATTTTGCGACGGTCCTCCGGGCAATATCGATGCCACTGTCCCGCAATTTCTGGACGATGGCATCGTCGGACAGAACGTCCCGCAGCGTTTCCTGATCGATCATCTGCTTGATGCGATGGCGGACGGCCTCCGCCGAATGGCTCTCGGCGCCCATTACGCCCGCGATTGCCGCCGAGAAGAAATATTTCATCGCGAAGACGCCACGGCTCGTTCCGATCGCCTTGTTCGAGGTCACGCGGGAAACGGTGGATTCGTGAAGGCCGATCGCATCCGCCACCGTCTTGAGGTTCAGGGGCCGCAGATGCTCCGCTCCATAGGCGAAGAAGCCGTCCTGCTGGCGCACGATCTCGGAGGCGACCTTCAGAATGGTCTTGGCGCGCTGCTCAAGGCTGCGCTGCAGCCAGGTGGCATTCT
Proteins encoded in this region:
- the ptsN gene encoding Nitrogen regulatory protein, which translates into the protein MPHVLKTMALIDIISPNAVLPSLKVNGKKQALQEVASQAARLLNLDDREIFEALLQRERLGSTGIGDGIAIPHGKLAHVDKLFGLMARLERPIDFEALDGQPVDIIFLLLAPETAGADHLKALARIARLLREPGLVDSIRATRDASALYALITQSAVSHTA